A segment of the Flavobacterium azooxidireducens genome:
ATAAATACGATTTATTTTTACTTTTAGAAGTTAAAATATAAAGCATCATCAAAACAGGAATGCTAATTGATTTTAAAATATATTCAACTGTATGAAATTCAAAAAAAGCAACAATTATCAATAGAAAAACTATCAATATAAAAACAGCTGATAAAACTTTAAAATACCTGTTTAATAGATATTCACTCATAAATTATTTTATTAAAAACCGCAAAGAAACTAATTAGAATTTGATCTTTCAATGATTAAAATAAATCTATAAAAAGCATAATAAGCAAAAGCATTCAAACTCATAGCAATAAGTCTGAAAATTTGTAATTGAATATAAAATTTTTCGATAAAAATGATGAAATGTAACGTTACAAACGACAAAACACAAATCAATAACCATGAACTTCTAGAGCTATCATTCATAATATAATGTGACAAGGCAATTCCGCCCAACAACGAAATCAAGCTGTTGTGAATTATCATAATGTAATACACTTCTTTAGATAACAAATCGGTATCGAAAAAGATGTAGAAAAAGATAATTAAAAAAGGAACCGAAGCAAGAATAACCGGAATAAAATCCTTAGTTTTCATTACTTTAAGAATATAAAAGATATTAATCAAGCGATGAAAACCAAAAACAATTAAACCTATAAAAATTAATTTAAGATCATTTGGAATAAAAAGTACATTGGTGATTAAAGACGTTATTATGGTAAGAAAAAAAAGTATATCTCTTTTGGGGGAACTATGCCAATACAATAGCATCAAAACGATAGAAATCAATGGTTTGAAAATATAAATCAGCGGTAAGAATCTAAAGTATTCAGCAATTACTTCGGTTAGAGCAACAATAAGCAAAACCCCAGTCAATATTTTCACTTTATTCATACCGATAATTGATTATCAAATTCTGAATAAAGTTACTAAAAATTTAACAAATTATAAAAAAATTAAAATTTATAAAATAAAAAAACCAAAGATTTTATTAATCTTTGGTTTTTTGAGATGGATTATTAATTCATTTTTATTTTATATCAACTAATTCAGTTGTAAAAATTAATGTGGCTTTTGCAGGAATCACCGGAGGTCTTCCGTCTTCACCGTAAGCCAACCAATAAGGAATAATTAATTTGGCTTTTCCTCCTTTGTTTAAAAGGGCAATACCTTCTTCCCAACCCGGAATAACCATTTTTTGTCCTAATTTAAAATCGATAGGTTGATTACGGTCATAAGAACTGTCAAATTTTTTCCCATCTGATAATTCGCCAATATAATGCACAGAAACATTGTTTCCGGCAGTAGCTTTAGCTCCAACTCCTTCGTTTTCCATAACATAAGCCAAACCGGAAGGAAGAATCGTTGCTTTTGGGAAAGTTTTTTTTACATAGTCATTAAATTTTACTTTCTCCACTTTTAATTCTTCTTCTCTTTTCTTTTTCAAGGCTTCTTCTGCAGCAAGTCTTCCTGCAAAAACTTTTGGAGCATCAAATTTCTTGGCTGCGTCACCTACTCTAATAATGGTTACTTTATCCATTACATCATTTTGAGCGATTGCATTCACAACATCTTGCCCTTCAATCACACTACCAAAAACAGTATGTT
Coding sequences within it:
- a CDS encoding lysoplasmalogenase family protein produces the protein MNKVKILTGVLLIVALTEVIAEYFRFLPLIYIFKPLISIVLMLLYWHSSPKRDILFFLTIITSLITNVLFIPNDLKLIFIGLIVFGFHRLINIFYILKVMKTKDFIPVILASVPFLIIFFYIFFDTDLLSKEVYYIMIIHNSLISLLGGIALSHYIMNDSSRSSWLLICVLSFVTLHFIIFIEKFYIQLQIFRLIAMSLNAFAYYAFYRFILIIERSNSN
- a CDS encoding peptidylprolyl isomerase, coding for MKKIVSILLLTISMSTFAQKENGLYAEIQTLKGKILLKLEFEKTPITVANFVSLAEGKNNEVSADLKGKPYFDGLKFHRVIANFMIQGGDPTGTGTSGPGYKFADEITDLKHDKPGILSMANAGKGTNGSQFFITHVPTPHLDGKHTVFGSVIEGQDVVNAIAQNDVMDKVTIIRVGDAAKKFDAPKVFAGRLAAEEALKKKREEELKVEKVKFNDYVKKTFPKATILPSGLAYVMENEGVGAKATAGNNVSVHYIGELSDGKKFDSSYDRNQPIDFKLGQKMVIPGWEEGIALLNKGGKAKLIIPYWLAYGEDGRPPVIPAKATLIFTTELVDIK